The following proteins come from a genomic window of Crassostrea angulata isolate pt1a10 chromosome 1, ASM2561291v2, whole genome shotgun sequence:
- the LOC128169089 gene encoding C-type lectin domain family 4 member K-like encodes MRILEFCNFCAIFALVFYSMESEAAQPNVDDILMKNITNLHFQLFSSIQRKTKMIKTAVFETQCSGSGCTFNGCESSGSETCDGQMFTKLNTIQSSINNFWKRKPKAITCKEGWKRYNGHCYHLFSAKMSWFQAQIFCRNQGTTLLQINNANENKWLSKTFPNVYYWIDFTDIGTEGKWVTLSTGKSEYTSWISGQPDNYKGKENCAVGMYQKKLWNDEKCDLKYQVMCEASGSGF; translated from the exons ATGCGTATTTTggagttttgtaatttttgtgcAATATTTGCGCTGGTCTTCTATTCAATGGAATCTGAGGCAGCACAACCCAACGTAGACGATATTCTGATGAAAAATATAACGAACCTACATTTCCAACTGTTTTCTTCCATTCAAAGGAAAACGAAAATGATAAAG ACAGCTGTCTTTGAGACTCAGTGCAGTGGATCAGGCTGTACGTTCAATGGTTGCGAGTCTAGTGGATCCGAAACCTGTGATGGACAGATGTTCACAAAGTTGAACACGATCCAATCAAGTATCAACAACTTTTGGAAAAGGAAGCCAAAAGCGATTA CTTGTAAAGAAGGATGGAAACGTTACAATGGACACTGTTACCATTTATTCAGTGCAAAAATGAGCTGGTTTCAAGCACAG ATATTCTGCAGAAACCAAGGGACAACTTTGCTTCAAATTAATAATGCAAACGAAAATAAATGGCTTTCGAAGACCTTTCCAAacg TGTATTACTGGATTGATTTTACTGACATTGGCACGGAGGGGAAATGGGTAACATTGTCTACCGGAAAAAGTGAGTACACGAGTTGGATCAGTGGACAGCCGGATAACTACAAAGGAAAAGAGAACTGTGCAGTCGGCATGTACCAAAAAAAACTTTGGAACGATGAAAAATGTGACTTGAAATATCAAGTCATGTGTGAGGCATCag GTTCAGGATTTTGA
- the LOC128169081 gene encoding C-type lectin-like — protein MRVLEFCIFCALFALVFYSMASDAAPNEDDFLMKNISNLHFQLFSSIQKKTKMIKTAVFETQCSGSGCTFNGCESSGSETCDGQMFTKLNKIQSSINNIWKRKSTAIVCKQGWKRYNGHCYHLFSGKMNWFEAQIFCRKQGTTLLQINNANENKWLTKNFPDVQYWIDFTDNGMEGKWVTLSTGKSEFTSWDRGQPDNAAGKQHCAYNNFSRRIGHWDDIRCTYSFQVMCEASGSGF, from the exons ATGCGTGTTTTggagttttgtattttttgtgcaTTATTCGCACTCGTGTTCTATTCAATGGCATCTGATGCAGCACCGAATGAAGACgattttttgatgaaaaatatctCGAACTTACATTTCCAATTGTTTTCTTCCATTCAAAAGAAAACGAAAATgataaag ACAGCTGTCTTTGAGACTCAATGCAGTGGATCAGGCTGTACGTTCAATGGTTGCGAGTCTAGTGGATCCGAAACCTGTGATGGACAGATGTTCACAAAGTTGAACAAGATCCAATCAAGTATCAACAACATTTGGAAAAGGAAGTCGACAGCTATTG TTTGTAAACAAGGATGGAAACGTTACAACGGCCACTGTTACCATCTGTTCAGTGGAAAAATGAACTGGTTTGAAGCACAG ATTTTCTGCAGAAAACAAGGAACTACATTACTGCAAATAAATAATGCAAACGAAAATAAATGGCTAACAAAGAATTTTCCAGATG TTCAATACTGGATTGATTTCACTGACAATGGTATGGAGGGAAAATGGGTGACATTGTCTACCGGAAAAAGCGAGTTTACAAGTTGGGATCGTGGACAACCCGATAATGCCGCTGGAAAACAACACTGTGCCTACAACAATTTTTCAAGACGCATTGGACATTGGGATGATATTCGctgtacatattcatttcaagTAATGTGTGAAGCATCAG GTTCTGGATTCTGA